Below is a window of Sciurus carolinensis unplaced genomic scaffold, mSciCar1.2, whole genome shotgun sequence DNA.
CAAGAGGTCTCATAATTTTaccatttaatgaaaaataaattggtgTTTtgccatttcaaaaataaagcaaagccaagaaatggaaactacCAAGTTGTTCTGTAGAGATTGCACAGAGATGCAACTTGTTAATTTTTGAAAGCAGGTAACATGATACCACATATGTGATATACTGATGGAGGGATTGTTGATGTTTTGATATCAGTAccataataacaataacaatgtgGTTCCATCTTTGacagcaaaattaaaaatcaatcatCAGATTCATCTACACATGGATAGTCTTCTAATTTCGAGGAATGACATTTTCCATAGCTCCATTAAATATCAAGCCCTTGAAGGAATGCTGAacattaattcctttcttttttttttttcatgaataagGCAAAATTACAGAGTATCTAATTTAAGAAAAAGGCCAGAGGCTGTAGGCTATTTACATATTGCTCCCTTTCCAAAAGGTGTTCAGCAGGGCTTGTGATCATGTGGAGAATGAGAGTTCCTGGCAGAGGGAGTATCAGGTGCAAGAATCCCTGAGTGGAACAGCGCTACACTCCTTCAGAAACTGCCCTTACACCAGTGTGGTCAGGGTGTGGAGGCCCCGGCAGAGATTCAGCAGTGGAAGACAAAGCCATTttaaacacagaaacaaagaacTGCCATACTAGTCTTGATCCACCAGAAAGCAGCTGAGTGAGCCTGGGCAAGTCATTACAATTCTGTCAAAGCCACTGAGTGCCATTCTAAGTAATTCTCCTGGAGACCAACACAAGTGTCAGCAATGTTGATCCCTATTCGAAGCAGCAGAACAGGGAACTGATAGAACCCTCACTTGGTCCTCACTTTCACTGGGGTATCTTTTTAGAGCATATAGATAAGAACAGATTAAACTAGGAATAAAAActcataattaataattattctccacactgttttccagagtggctgcaccaatttgcaactccacaagcaatgtaaaagtgtttccccacatccacgccaacatctattattgtttgtattcttgataataaccattctgattggagtaagatgaaatcttagagctgttttaacttgcatttctctatttactagagatgttgaacactttttcatatatttattaattgcctatatgtcttcttctgtaaagtgtctgtctagttccttggatcatttattgattgggttctttgtatttttggtgtaaagttttgcaagttcatcctcagaaaacttggaatggaccaccttttgacccagttatcccactcctccttttatacccaaaggacttaaaattaacatactacagtaatgcggtgacatcaatgtttatagcagctctattcaaaatagctagattgtggaaccaacctaaatgcccttcaacagatgaatggataaagaaactgtggtatatatacacaatggaatattattcagtcataaagaataatattatggcatttgcagataaatggaattggagaatatcatgctaagtgaaataagccaatcccaaaatctaaaggtcaaatgttttccctgataagtggatgatgatatataatggggatgggggtgtggggagtgacagaagaatggaggaactttacattatgtagagggaaatgagagggaggagggggcggggctgtgaaaaatggtgaaatgagacagactccattaccctatgtacatgtatgatttcaggaatggtatgaatctacattgtgcacaaccacagaatcaaaaagatgtaccccatttgtgtacaatgaatcaaaatgcagtctgtaaaaatttaaaaaattaaaaaattatctaataaCTAGAAAGTTAAtcagaaatttttcttctaaacatTGCAATGTATGGAGAAGAAATATGAGGCACCCcagagaaattttgttttatcaGTTCAACTCAAACTGTAACAAATTCTGTTGCTGATGCTGAGTATTTTCTCCTGCGTTTTATTATAGGATTCTTGGTGAATGGCTCCAGCTTAAGAATCAGCAGCTACAGTGCATGCTTCCATAAGTATGGAGACCCCATAGTTTCtcagaatctttttatttctctgatatttAGAAAATCTAATTATTATGGGAACTCATAGAtcacttaaaagtaaaaaagaataggATTATGTGATGTGCTTTGGTATACATCCACTCAATGTTAATACTTAATCAAtgttaaatacaaatatatcCATCCAGTTTAACTatacaagaagaaaaatctttaattCACTATGCTTGTTTACCAGAACAGTCAAACTGTGTCCACTGGAAatggttttattatatttttacttccAGACACAATGTTTTATAAGCTTTGTGATGAGATGTAAGAGTCAGGAAATACATACTGCCATATGGACCAGCCCATGAGTTCAGAGCTACAACATCGTAAGCACATGCCCAGAGATTTACCAAATGTCTTATTCAGACAGTGTTGAGGATGGGCCCTTCTAAGAATTGGATGCATTTTTCATAGAAAGCTACTTTCAAGATTTTTACAAGATAGTTCCTGCCTTTCGAAGTCAAACTTGAAGAATAACACTAATAATTTAAgtaagcaaaaatatttaaaaataaacttataataatattttaagaatttggaAGAGTTTAGCAATAATGCCACACTAGATGCAGAGTTACAAATCtagcattctttaaaattaggGACTCACATTAATAAAGGTCCCAAGGGAGGAGCGTGTATTTTAATTCGTTTTGATAATCTTGTTTCCTCCTTCTCTGAAGTAAGATCCTTTGGGACAGATGCTAACAAAATCACACAGCCAGACTCTATATGCACCCAGTATGAGGAAATAAAGAACCACATTCTACCTAGGTTGGTTGAAAGAATATATTTGACTTTGAAAGTAAAGGTAAGCATGACTttttaaatcaaatgcattccatGCACAAATTTCacagttttgtgttttaaaagtggaaaagaaaactgaggaagagatgagaaaaacaaaggaagtttGGATAAAGCTTTCTTTCCCTCTGGTCTAGGTTCTTGTGCTTTTCTGGGCTCTATATGCAGACTCCATGTACTGTTGGACGTTACTAGTTCTCACTACATATTATTGCATGATGAACACATGAATTAAAATTGCCTCCTAAGAAAGTGGCACACAGACATAATCAAGGGAAATGTGAGGCCCAGAATTTCTGCTCTCTTGATCATAGAGCAGCATGAGAGGTAACTTTGGGTACTATTTGTATGCAATGTGGTCACCTGCTCAGTGAAAATGGTGTGGTGTGTTGTAGATTAGAGTGCAGATTCAAAACTTTGCTTTTCACTACTAGTACTTCACacctaaaaattttaagatgctGACAAGCATTCTTTTGGTTACATAGGACAGAATACCATAACACAAAGGAATATTTCTGTGCATTCTACGGAGTGAGTATTATTCTGGGTATATTTACTAGTTCCATGCCTTCTTAGAGGGAGTGTTATTTCTTTACCTGTGATAAAAAATGTTGGAGTCTGACAGTTATTGTTCTACAGAAGATTCTTGGTTCgagcagcaaaataaacaaatattttattatcattttgtctccctttttcttgtttttgtttttcttgttttagtttttaatttttacttattgaattatttttgcttaaaattgaccttcattttttattaaacatGAAAATTAGAGATTTGGAATTTATGGGTTCTTAGGTtcttatttcctaaaattttcatGTTGCTAAAACTAGACATTAAAATGTGTATTAGTACTTCAAGAAGAAACATACAATTAGTTTAGGGTAAAATGAAGGTTAAATTAGTATTGCTGGTAAGTTATTACTCGCTAAATAGTGTTGCTCAATAAACAttggttagaaaaataaaagtaaaaataattaaaatgtattcttgACAATGAAAGCAATAGCTATAAGTAAACAAAGGCTATTAGTATATTCTGAAGAGCTGTGAGGAAgcctgagattttattttatttgtatatttatttgtgaGGTAAATTCATAGTATGTGAAGCAAATTATGAGTTTTTCTAAGAAactcatctttatttttcagaaagagagagaaaaagaaaaaaggaaagaagaaaaggagtatGGAAAATACAATATTTCAGATTATTTGAATATCCAATAATTCAATTGTGAAAATTAgccaaaatcattaaaaataaatgtagaaagatATTAAACTTTTAACATAGTAGGGAAACAAAAAATATGTGCAAGATATGATTCAAACCTGTTTTCttaacaaaaagataaaacactGAAAGAGACACAACCTAACTTATAAATTAACttatagaaaaatttccaaatctctTTGAAAGCAAACATGTTTTATCCTAGTTTACAATATATTATAAGGTTTTGTGAGAAATAATTCccttttatctttcctttatCTAGTGTTTTAAAGATGTTGGTGGAgtattatatacacataaaaatctagaaataatttagttttctaaaactagaataaacagaatattttattttgagaacattctgacgAATGATGTGTACTCCAGAGTAAAAATCATGGATTTGAAACCAAACTGTACTTAAACAGGTTGTCTGATATTGTTGCTATTTATTCACCTTTGCCATTTGCAAAATGGGCGTGAATATATTAACATTAAGATATAGTAAGATTAAATGAAGTCTGTTAGATACCATGATGTGCCTTCCACAAAGTTAACTATCTTTAATATTTCAATTGGTAACATATCATGAAGATTATTTTGTAACCTAGAAtgcctatatttaaaatataattaatgtaaggtagaaaaatacaaaaccatATTTCTGTCAACATTGGGATAATGAGTAGATTTGTTCACATGGACAAGATAACAAATCTTTCAGAGAAGATGAAACTTACAGACATCAACTTGTTGTAGATATCAATATCTGTTCAATAAAACTATAGCAATTTAACAAGTcgaactgtacatttaaaaaacttgAGGCAATGGTGGCCACTTCACATCAGCTATCTCTGAATAAACAATGAACGTAGGGAAAATAAATAGTCCTTGTCCACAAGAATTTCTTTCTGCTACCCATCATATTTCCAGAATCTCAGAATGCTAGCAACCCCTAGTACTGGGAGAAAAACACAGAACAACCCCTTTGCAAGATATCAAAGTATGAAAACACCTTTTCGAGTAAGCATAGTATAAATACACAAGCTGGACTTAActattctctcttcttcttcatcCTGATGTCCTGAAGACACATGGTTCAGAAAAATTGCACCCAAGTGACAGAGTTCATTCTCATGGGCCTCACGGATCGCCAGGAGCTGAAGATGCTCCTTTTTGTGGGATTCTTGTCCATCTATCTTTTCACAGTAGTAGGcaacctgggtttgatcctggtCATTAGAACAGATTCCAGACTCAACACACCAATGTACTTCTTCCTTAGCAATCTGGCTTTTGTTGATTTCTGTTACACTTCTGTCATCACACCCAAAATGTTGGAAATTTCTTGTATCAACAAAATGTTATATCCTTTAGTGCCTGTGCCGCACAGTTAGGCTGCTTCCTCAGCTTCATGATATCAGAGTGCTTGCTACTGGCTTCCATGACCTACGATAGATATGTAGCCATTTGCAAACCTCTGCTCTACATGATCACAATGTCCCCAACTACCTGTATCCAGCTTATAGCTGTGCCCTATGGCTACAGCTTCCTGATGGCACTGTTTCATACCATCCTCACCTTCCGCCTCTGCTATTGCCACTCCAACACTGTCAATCACTTCTACTGTGACAACTTGCACCTCCTCAGGTTAGCTTGCTCAGACACTAGCTCCAAGCAGCTGTGGGTTTTGACCTGTGCTGGGGTCACATTCATTTCCTCTGTTCTCGTAGTCTTTGTCTCCTACATGTTCATTATTTCTTCCATCCTGAGGATGCGCTCAGCTGAGGGAAGACGCAAGGCCTTCTCCACATGTAGCTCCCACATGCTGGCAGTGACCATATTCTATGGCACCTTGATCTTCATGTACTTACAGCCCAGTTCTACGCATTCCCTGGACACGGACAAGATGGCCTCTGTCTTCTACACAGTGATCATCCCCATGTTGAACCCCTTGATCTACAGCCtcaggaacaaggatgtgaaagaGGTTGTGAAGAAAATCATTATGAATGGACACCAGGCTTTTGTGTCCATGAAACTAAAAACATGActtcaataaacaaacaaacaaaaaaaaagacttttcttagttgtctgttttctctgttaataaAACCAGTTATCCTGC
It encodes the following:
- the LOC124975048 gene encoding LOW QUALITY PROTEIN: olfactory receptor 8U9-like (The sequence of the model RefSeq protein was modified relative to this genomic sequence to represent the inferred CDS: inserted 1 base in 1 codon); the protein is MVQKNCTQVTEFILMGLTDRQELKMLLFVGFLSIYLFTVVGNLGLILVIRTDSRLNTPMYFFLSNLAFVDFCYTSVITPKMXGNFLYQQNVISFSACAAQLGCFLSFMISECLLLASMTYDRYVAICKPLLYMITMSPTTCIQLIAVPYGYSFLMALFHTILTFRLCYCHSNTVNHFYCDNLHLLRLACSDTSSKQLWVLTCAGVTFISSVLVVFVSYMFIISSILRMRSAEGRRKAFSTCSSHMLAVTIFYGTLIFMYLQPSSTHSLDTDKMASVFYTVIIPMLNPLIYSLRNKDVKEVVKKIIMNGHQAFVSMKLKT